Proteins encoded within one genomic window of Methanothrix harundinacea 6Ac:
- a CDS encoding tetratricopeptide repeat protein, whose amino-acid sequence MTRGIIGLGRLFSSFSFLLRSKDGRDRKVNLEDLILEGDSHLREGNLDLALRAYLRATEKDPGNAAAKRAARVYGMMGRYMEAIASIDRAAAIDPADAGPWMGRGFLLLRLERRRDALECFERAAALDPEDRYARYLIAETAEEMRRANPADGLAHRRNR is encoded by the coding sequence ATGACCCGAGGCATCATCGGCCTCGGTCGCCTTTTTTCATCCTTTTCGTTCCTCCTCCGGTCGAAGGACGGCCGGGACCGGAAGGTAAACCTCGAAGATCTGATCCTGGAGGGGGACTCACACCTCCGCGAGGGGAACCTCGATCTCGCCCTGAGGGCCTACTTGAGGGCTACAGAGAAGGACCCAGGCAACGCCGCGGCGAAGAGGGCGGCCCGGGTCTACGGGATGATGGGCCGGTACATGGAGGCCATCGCCTCCATCGACCGGGCGGCAGCGATCGATCCTGCCGATGCTGGCCCCTGGATGGGCCGGGGCTTCCTCCTCCTCCGCCTGGAGAGGCGGCGCGACGCCCTCGAATGCTTCGAGCGGGCGGCAGCCCTCGACCCTGAAGATCGGTACGCCCGCTACCTCATCGCCGAGACGGCGGAGGAGATGAGGAGGGCAAACCCGGCGGATGGCCTCGCTCATCGACGGAATAGATAG